One Halobaculum roseum DNA segment encodes these proteins:
- a CDS encoding DUF2891 domain-containing protein encodes MDDLSPPDDETLIAGRADWIDADAAARLTRHPLDGVDTEYPHATGAIEGPDDVTPPRERHPVFYGCFDWHSAVHSHWCLVRALRLFPDHPDREAIAQGIDERLTDEHVAGELAWFEDRETFERPYGWAWLLALAAELDRWDDPRAARWGDALAPLEERIRALVAERFLPMDRPFRVGTHGNSAFALSLVLDYARSVGDDALERNAVETALAFYRDDTDAPMGNEPLGWDFLSPALAEADLMRRVLDGDAFATWVDGFLADAGTLPAPVSVADGEGGVALHLVGLNVSRAWALAGVADALPDSSRRTAIREAAVAHARRGVEEAFTDDYAGSHWLSSFVCYLLTRNEGGIGTVA; translated from the coding sequence ATGGACGACCTCTCGCCGCCCGACGACGAGACGCTGATCGCCGGTCGCGCCGACTGGATCGACGCGGACGCGGCCGCGCGGCTCACCCGACATCCGCTCGACGGCGTCGACACCGAGTACCCCCACGCGACGGGCGCGATCGAGGGGCCCGACGACGTGACGCCGCCGCGCGAGCGTCACCCCGTCTTCTACGGCTGCTTCGACTGGCACTCGGCGGTCCACAGCCACTGGTGTCTGGTGCGGGCGCTGCGGCTGTTCCCCGACCACCCCGACCGCGAGGCGATCGCCCAGGGGATCGACGAACGGTTGACCGACGAGCACGTCGCCGGCGAGCTCGCGTGGTTCGAGGACCGCGAGACGTTCGAGCGACCCTACGGCTGGGCGTGGCTGCTCGCGCTCGCCGCGGAACTCGACCGGTGGGACGACCCGCGGGCGGCGCGGTGGGGTGACGCGCTCGCGCCGCTGGAGGAACGGATCCGCGCCCTCGTCGCCGAGCGGTTCCTCCCGATGGATCGGCCGTTCCGCGTCGGGACGCACGGCAACTCCGCGTTCGCCCTCTCGCTGGTCCTCGATTACGCCCGGTCGGTCGGCGACGACGCGCTCGAACGGAATGCAGTCGAGACGGCGCTCGCGTTCTACCGCGACGACACCGACGCCCCGATGGGGAACGAGCCGCTGGGCTGGGACTTCCTCTCGCCCGCGCTCGCGGAGGCGGACCTCATGCGGCGCGTCCTCGACGGCGACGCGTTCGCGACGTGGGTGGACGGTTTCCTCGCCGACGCGGGCACGCTTCCCGCGCCGGTCTCCGTCGCCGACGGCGAGGGCGGCGTCGCGCTCCACCTGGTCGGGCTGAACGTCTCGCGGGCGTGGGCGCTGGCGGGCGTCGCCGACGCGCTGCCGGACAGCTCGCGACGGACGGCGATCCGGGAGGCCGCCGTCGCGCACGCCCGCCGCGGCGTCGAGGAGGCGTTCACCGACGACTACGCCGGCTCCCACTGGCTGTCCTCGTTCGTCTGCTACCTCCTGACGCGCAACGAGGGCGGTATCGGAACCGTCGCGTGA
- a CDS encoding carbonic anhydrase, with translation MNRTVVDLLADNAGHARAFAGRFDEVQDGQQPEAVTVCCSDSRVLQDHVFGNDTPGRLFTCGNIGNRVVQRTDAGEAVSGDVLYPLAHAGTRIAVVVGHTGCGAVTATYGALAGDFDAADEPAGIRHCVDLLAPHLEPGVDRLPDGLDDAEAVNRLVEYNVDRQVDHLLGSDDVPEDTDVIGVVYDFQDVYGGERGEVHVINVDGERDPETLRAEHGAVADRIRRLWTY, from the coding sequence ATGAACCGAACGGTGGTCGACTTGTTGGCCGATAACGCCGGGCACGCCCGCGCGTTCGCCGGTCGCTTCGACGAGGTACAGGACGGACAACAGCCCGAGGCCGTGACGGTCTGTTGCTCGGACTCGCGGGTGCTTCAGGACCACGTCTTCGGCAACGACACGCCCGGACGGCTGTTCACCTGCGGCAACATCGGCAACCGGGTCGTCCAGCGCACCGACGCCGGCGAGGCCGTCTCCGGCGACGTGTTGTACCCGCTCGCACACGCCGGGACGCGGATCGCGGTCGTGGTCGGCCACACCGGCTGCGGCGCCGTGACGGCGACGTACGGCGCGCTCGCCGGCGACTTCGACGCCGCCGACGAGCCGGCGGGGATCCGCCACTGCGTCGACCTGCTCGCCCCGCATCTCGAACCCGGCGTCGACCGGCTCCCCGATGGCCTCGACGACGCCGAGGCCGTGAACCGGCTCGTCGAGTACAACGTCGACCGGCAGGTCGACCACCTGCTCGGGAGCGACGACGTGCCCGAGGACACGGACGTTATCGGAGTCGTCTACGACTTCCAGGACGTCTACGGCGGCGAGCGCGGCGAGGTCCACGTGATCAACGTCGACGGCGAGCGCGACCCCGAGACGCTGCGGGCCGAACACGGAGCCGTCGCCGACCGGATCCGCCGCCTGTGGACGTACTGA